Proteins encoded together in one Dasypus novemcinctus isolate mDasNov1 chromosome 9, mDasNov1.1.hap2, whole genome shotgun sequence window:
- the EXOSC10 gene encoding exosome complex component 10 isoform X1: MAPPSPREPKADGEMVLPGFPDADSFVKFALGSVVAVTKASGGLPQFGDEYDFYRSFPGFQAFCDTQGDRLLQCMSRVMQYHGCRSSIKDRSKVTELEDKFDLLVDANDVILERVGILLDEASGVNKNQQPVLPAGLQVPKTIVSSWNRKAGEYGRKAKSEIFRLLHAKNIVRPQLKFREKIDNSNTPFLPKIFIKPNAQKPLPQALSKEKRERPQDRPEDLDVPPALADFIHQQRTQQVEQDMFAHPYQYELDHFTPPDSVLQKPQPQLYRPVEETPCHFVSSLDELVELNEKLLNCKEFAVDLEHHSYRSFLGLTCLMQISTRTEDFIVDTLELRGDMYILNESLTDPAVVKVFHGADSDIEWLQKDFGLYVVNMFDTHQAARLLNLGRHSLDHLLKVYCSVESNKQYQLADWRIRPLPEEMLNYARDDTHYLLYIYDKMRLELWERGNNQPVQLQVVWQRSRDICLKKFIKPLFTDESYLELYRKQKKHLNTQQLTAFQLLFAWRDKTARREDESYGYVLPNHMMLKIAEELPKEPQGIIACCNPVPPLVRQQINEMHLLIQQAREMPLLKSEVAAGGKKSGPLPNPERLENVLFGPHDCSHTPADDCALIAASGPVPVQKQASLFHDPKEEEPPLDTACLIATAVITLFNEPSAEENGKRPLTVAQKKAQSIMESFENPFRMYLPSLEHHAHISQAAKSDPSSKIYEISNHWKLANQVQVPKESKETAKKKASEQTVAQEEAKEEHRAPEEQAISVRQQAALENAAKKRERTTSDPKTTEQRQEKKRLKVSKKPKDPDAPGKDFTPYDYSKSDFKAFAGNSKSKPSSQFDPNKQTQSGKKCMAAKKLKQSTGNKSMSFPSGKSDRGFRHSWPKR, encoded by the exons ATGGCGCCTCCCAGTCCCAGAGAGCCCAAGGCCGATGGGGAGATGGTGTTGCCGGGCTTCCCGGACGCAGACAGCTTCGTCAAG TTTGCTCTTGGGTCAGTGGTGGCAGTTACCAAGGCATCTGGGGGCCTACCACAGTTTGGAGATGAGTATGATTTTTACCGAAGTTTTCCTGGCTTCCAGGCATTTTGTGACACACAGGGAGACAGGTTGCTTCAGTG CATGAGCAGAGTAATGCAGTACCATGGGTGTCGCAGCAGCATTAAGGATCGAAGCAAAGTGACTGAGTTGGAGGATAAGTTTGATCTCCTAGTTGATGCTAATGACGTCATTCTGGAAAGAGTG GGTATTTTACTGGATGAAGCATCAGGTGTGAATAAGAATCAACAGCCTGTGCTCCCTGCAGGATTGCAGGTCCCCAAAACAATAGTGTCCAGCTGGAACCGTAAG GCAGGAGAATATGGCAGAAAAGCAAAATCTGAAATTTTCCGGTTGCTTCATGCAAAAAACATCGTCCGACCTCAGCTCAAGTTTCGAGAGAAGATTGACAATTCCAACACACCGTTTCTTCCTAAAATCTTCATCAAGCCCAATGCTCAGAAACCCCTACCTCAGG CTCTCTCTAAAGAAAAGCGGGAACGCCCACAGGATCGTCCTGAAGACTTGGATGTCCCACCTGCCCTAGCAGATTTCATCCATCAGCAGAGAACCCAGCAGGTTGAGCAAGACAT gTTTGCACATCCTTATCAATATGAACTAGATCACTTTACTCCACCCGATTCAGTTCTTCAAAAGCCACAACCCCAG TTATATAGACCTGTGGAAGAAACACCCTGCCATTTTGTATCCTCCCTGGATGAGCTTGTGGAACTCAATGAAAAGCTATTGAATTGTAAAGAATTTGCTGTAGACTTGGAG CACCACTCTTACCGGAGCTTCCTAGGACTTACCTGCCTGATGCAGATTTCCACCCGAACAGAAGACTTCATTGTTGACACCCTGGAGCTTCGAGGTGACATGTACATTCTCAACGAGAGCCTCACAGACCCAGCTGTCGTTAAG GTCTTCCATGGTGCTGATTCAGACATAGAATGGCTACAGAAAGACTTTGGGTTGTATGTGGTAAACATGTTTGATACCCATCAGGCAGCACGTCTTCTTAACCTGGGCAGGCATTCACTTGATCATCTGCTGAAAGTCTACTGCAGCGTGGAGTCAAATAAGCAGTACCAGCTGGCAGACTGGAGAATACG ACCGCTGCCTGAGGAAATGCTCAACTATGCCCGAGATGACACTCATTACCTGCTTTACATTTATGATAAAATGAGGCTGGAACTGTGGGAGCGAGGCAACAACCAGCCAGTTCAGCTGCAGGTGGTATGGCAACGGAGCAGGGATATCTGCCTTAAG AAGTTCATCAAACCTCTCTTCACGGATGAGTCCTACCTTGAACTATATAGAAAGCAAAAGAAACATCTTAACACACAGCAATTGACGGCCTTTCAGCTCCTGTTCGCCTGGAGGGATAAAACAGCCCGTAGGGAAGATGAAAGTTATGG ATATGTCCTGCCAAACCATATGATGTTAAAAATAGCTGAAGAACTGCCTAA GGAACCTCAGGGCATCATAGCTTGCTGTAATCCAGTACCACCACTTGTACGGCAGCAGATCAACGAAATGCACCTTTTAATCCAGCAAGCTCGAGAGATGCCCCTGCTCAAA tctgAAGTTGCTGCTGGAGGGAAGAAGAGTGGCCCATTGCCCAATCCTGAG AGGTTGGAGAATGTTCTCTTTGGACCTCATGACTGTTCCCACACTCCTGCAGATGACTGTGCCCTCATCGCAGCCAGTG GACCTGTGCCGGTTCAGAAACAGGCAAGCCTCTTCCATGACCCAAAAGAAGAGGAGCCCCCACTGGATACCGCATGCCTTATTGCAACTGCTGTCATCACATTATTCAAT GAACCTAGTGCTGAAGAAAATGGAAAGCGTCCGTTAACGGTTGCACAGAAAAAGGCCCAGAGCATAATGGAGTCCTTTGAAAACCCATTTAGGATG TATCTGCCTTCACTGGAACACCATGCTCACATCTCTCAGGCAGCAAAGTCTGATCCATCATCGAAAATCTATGAA ATCAGCAACCATTGGAAGCTGGCAAACCAGGTACAGGTACCAAAAGAATCTAAAGAAACTGCAAAGAAGAAGGCATCTGAACAAACAG TTGCACAGGAAGAGGCCAAGGAAGAGCACAGAGCGCCAGAGGAGCAGGCCATCTCTGTCCGACAGCAGGCAGCG CTAGAAAATGCTgctaagaagagagagagaacaacaAGTGATCCCAAAACCACAGAGCAGAGGCAAGAGAAGAAAAGACTCAAAGTTTCTAAGAAGCCAAAGGACCCAGATGCGCCAGGAAAAGATTTTACCCCTTATGATTATAGCAAGTCAGATTTCAAGGCTTTTGCTG GAAACAGCAAATCCAAACCTTCTTCCCAGTTTGATCCAAATAAGCAGACCCAGTCTGGTAAG AAATGCATGGCAGCCAAAAAACTCAAACAGTCAACAGGAAATAAGAGCATGTCCTTTCCAAGTGGAAAATCAGACAG AGGTTTCAGGCACAGTTGGCCAAAGAGATAG
- the EXOSC10 gene encoding exosome complex component 10 isoform X2: MCAHSPGCPFLSMSRVMQYHGCRSSIKDRSKVTELEDKFDLLVDANDVILERVGILLDEASGVNKNQQPVLPAGLQVPKTIVSSWNRKAGEYGRKAKSEIFRLLHAKNIVRPQLKFREKIDNSNTPFLPKIFIKPNAQKPLPQALSKEKRERPQDRPEDLDVPPALADFIHQQRTQQVEQDMFAHPYQYELDHFTPPDSVLQKPQPQLYRPVEETPCHFVSSLDELVELNEKLLNCKEFAVDLEHHSYRSFLGLTCLMQISTRTEDFIVDTLELRGDMYILNESLTDPAVVKVFHGADSDIEWLQKDFGLYVVNMFDTHQAARLLNLGRHSLDHLLKVYCSVESNKQYQLADWRIRPLPEEMLNYARDDTHYLLYIYDKMRLELWERGNNQPVQLQVVWQRSRDICLKKFIKPLFTDESYLELYRKQKKHLNTQQLTAFQLLFAWRDKTARREDESYGYVLPNHMMLKIAEELPKEPQGIIACCNPVPPLVRQQINEMHLLIQQAREMPLLKSEVAAGGKKSGPLPNPERLENVLFGPHDCSHTPADDCALIAASGPVPVQKQASLFHDPKEEEPPLDTACLIATAVITLFNEPSAEENGKRPLTVAQKKAQSIMESFENPFRMYLPSLEHHAHISQAAKSDPSSKIYEISNHWKLANQVQVPKESKETAKKKASEQTVAQEEAKEEHRAPEEQAISVRQQAALENAAKKRERTTSDPKTTEQRQEKKRLKVSKKPKDPDAPGKDFTPYDYSKSDFKAFAGNSKSKPSSQFDPNKQTQSGKKCMAAKKLKQSTGNKSMSFPSGKSDRGFRHSWPKR; the protein is encoded by the exons atgtgtgcACACTCACCTGGGTGTCCCTTCCTCAGCATGAGCAGAGTAATGCAGTACCATGGGTGTCGCAGCAGCATTAAGGATCGAAGCAAAGTGACTGAGTTGGAGGATAAGTTTGATCTCCTAGTTGATGCTAATGACGTCATTCTGGAAAGAGTG GGTATTTTACTGGATGAAGCATCAGGTGTGAATAAGAATCAACAGCCTGTGCTCCCTGCAGGATTGCAGGTCCCCAAAACAATAGTGTCCAGCTGGAACCGTAAG GCAGGAGAATATGGCAGAAAAGCAAAATCTGAAATTTTCCGGTTGCTTCATGCAAAAAACATCGTCCGACCTCAGCTCAAGTTTCGAGAGAAGATTGACAATTCCAACACACCGTTTCTTCCTAAAATCTTCATCAAGCCCAATGCTCAGAAACCCCTACCTCAGG CTCTCTCTAAAGAAAAGCGGGAACGCCCACAGGATCGTCCTGAAGACTTGGATGTCCCACCTGCCCTAGCAGATTTCATCCATCAGCAGAGAACCCAGCAGGTTGAGCAAGACAT gTTTGCACATCCTTATCAATATGAACTAGATCACTTTACTCCACCCGATTCAGTTCTTCAAAAGCCACAACCCCAG TTATATAGACCTGTGGAAGAAACACCCTGCCATTTTGTATCCTCCCTGGATGAGCTTGTGGAACTCAATGAAAAGCTATTGAATTGTAAAGAATTTGCTGTAGACTTGGAG CACCACTCTTACCGGAGCTTCCTAGGACTTACCTGCCTGATGCAGATTTCCACCCGAACAGAAGACTTCATTGTTGACACCCTGGAGCTTCGAGGTGACATGTACATTCTCAACGAGAGCCTCACAGACCCAGCTGTCGTTAAG GTCTTCCATGGTGCTGATTCAGACATAGAATGGCTACAGAAAGACTTTGGGTTGTATGTGGTAAACATGTTTGATACCCATCAGGCAGCACGTCTTCTTAACCTGGGCAGGCATTCACTTGATCATCTGCTGAAAGTCTACTGCAGCGTGGAGTCAAATAAGCAGTACCAGCTGGCAGACTGGAGAATACG ACCGCTGCCTGAGGAAATGCTCAACTATGCCCGAGATGACACTCATTACCTGCTTTACATTTATGATAAAATGAGGCTGGAACTGTGGGAGCGAGGCAACAACCAGCCAGTTCAGCTGCAGGTGGTATGGCAACGGAGCAGGGATATCTGCCTTAAG AAGTTCATCAAACCTCTCTTCACGGATGAGTCCTACCTTGAACTATATAGAAAGCAAAAGAAACATCTTAACACACAGCAATTGACGGCCTTTCAGCTCCTGTTCGCCTGGAGGGATAAAACAGCCCGTAGGGAAGATGAAAGTTATGG ATATGTCCTGCCAAACCATATGATGTTAAAAATAGCTGAAGAACTGCCTAA GGAACCTCAGGGCATCATAGCTTGCTGTAATCCAGTACCACCACTTGTACGGCAGCAGATCAACGAAATGCACCTTTTAATCCAGCAAGCTCGAGAGATGCCCCTGCTCAAA tctgAAGTTGCTGCTGGAGGGAAGAAGAGTGGCCCATTGCCCAATCCTGAG AGGTTGGAGAATGTTCTCTTTGGACCTCATGACTGTTCCCACACTCCTGCAGATGACTGTGCCCTCATCGCAGCCAGTG GACCTGTGCCGGTTCAGAAACAGGCAAGCCTCTTCCATGACCCAAAAGAAGAGGAGCCCCCACTGGATACCGCATGCCTTATTGCAACTGCTGTCATCACATTATTCAAT GAACCTAGTGCTGAAGAAAATGGAAAGCGTCCGTTAACGGTTGCACAGAAAAAGGCCCAGAGCATAATGGAGTCCTTTGAAAACCCATTTAGGATG TATCTGCCTTCACTGGAACACCATGCTCACATCTCTCAGGCAGCAAAGTCTGATCCATCATCGAAAATCTATGAA ATCAGCAACCATTGGAAGCTGGCAAACCAGGTACAGGTACCAAAAGAATCTAAAGAAACTGCAAAGAAGAAGGCATCTGAACAAACAG TTGCACAGGAAGAGGCCAAGGAAGAGCACAGAGCGCCAGAGGAGCAGGCCATCTCTGTCCGACAGCAGGCAGCG CTAGAAAATGCTgctaagaagagagagagaacaacaAGTGATCCCAAAACCACAGAGCAGAGGCAAGAGAAGAAAAGACTCAAAGTTTCTAAGAAGCCAAAGGACCCAGATGCGCCAGGAAAAGATTTTACCCCTTATGATTATAGCAAGTCAGATTTCAAGGCTTTTGCTG GAAACAGCAAATCCAAACCTTCTTCCCAGTTTGATCCAAATAAGCAGACCCAGTCTGGTAAG AAATGCATGGCAGCCAAAAAACTCAAACAGTCAACAGGAAATAAGAGCATGTCCTTTCCAAGTGGAAAATCAGACAG AGGTTTCAGGCACAGTTGGCCAAAGAGATAG
- the SRM gene encoding spermidine synthase yields MEPGPAAPRPGPAAIREGWFRETCSLWPGQALSLQVEQLLHHQHSRFQDILVFRSKTYGNVLVLDGVIQCTERDEFSYQEMIANLPLCSHPDPRKVLIIGGGDGGVLREVVKHPSVESVVQCEIDEEVIEVSKKFLPSMAVGYSSSKLTLCVGDGFEFMKQNQDAFDVIITDSSDPMGPAESLFKESYYQLMKTALKEDGILCCQGECQWLHLDLIKQMRQFCRSLFPVVGYAYCTIPTYPSGQIGFMLCSKNPNTNFREPARPLTQKQVEQMQLRYYNSDVHRAAFVLPEFARKALNDVS; encoded by the exons ATGGAgcccggccccgccgccccccgccccggccccgccgccaTCCGCGAGGGCTGGTTCCGCGAGACGTGCAGCCTGTGGCCCGGCCAGGCCCTGTCGCTGCAGGTGGAGCAGCTGCTGCACCACCAGCACTCGCGCTTCCAGGATATCCTCGTCTTCCGCAG taAGACCTACGGGAACGTACTGGTGCTGGACGGGGTCATCCAGTGCACGGAGCGGGACGAGTTCTCCTACCAGGAGATGATCGCCAACCTGCCTCTCTGCAGCCACCCCGACCCCCGCAAG gtGTTGATCATCGGGGGTGGGGACGGGGGCGTCCTGCGGGAGGTGGTGAAGCACCCGTCCGTGGAGTCGGTGGTCCAGTGCGAGATCGACGAG gagGTCATCGAGGTCTCCAAGAAGTTCCTGCCCAGCATGGCCGTTGGCTACTCCAGTTCGAAGCTGACCTTGTGTGTGGGGGACGGTTTTGAGTTTATGAAGCAGAACCAGGATGCCTTCGACGTAATCATCACTGACTCCTCAGACCCCATGG GCCCAGCCGAGAGTCTCTTCAAGGAGTCCTATTACCAGCTCATGAAAACAGCCCTGAAGGAGGACGGCATTCTCTGCTGCCAGG GTGAGTGCCAGTGGCTGCACCTGGACCTCATCAAGCAGATGCGGCAGTTCTGCAGGTCCCTCTTCCCCGTGGTGGGCTACGCCTACTGCACCATCCCCACCTACCCCAGCGGCCAGATCGGCTTCATGCTGTGCAGCAAAAACCCG AACACCAACTTCCGGGAGCCTGCGCGGCCGCTGACGCAGAAGCAGGTGGAGCAGATGCAGCTGAGGTACTACAACTCGGACGTGCACCGGGCGGCCTTCGTGCTGCCCGAGTTTGCCCGCAAG gccctgAACGACGTGAGCTGA